TTCCTGCTCTCCTTCATCATCGTTCCGCTTTATCTCTATTATTTCCTGATCGAGAGCGCACGCATCAAGGCCACTTGGTCCGACTATCTCCCACTGCGGGCCAGCGCCTTTAAAGACGAAGTCGTGTCCTGTCTCAACGAGATCAATCGCTACCTCATCGCCTTCTTCCGCGGACAGCTCTTCGTCAGCGTCATCAATGGCATCGCCACCGGAGCGGGGCTCATGATCATCGGCCTGGATTTCGGCCTGCTCATTGGCTTGGCCCTCTGTGTGGCGGGCATCATTCCCTATCTGGGCATCGCGCTATGCTGGATTCCTGCCGTGATCATCGGCGCCGTGCAAGGCGGCAGTGCCCTGATCCCCGCCGATCCCTGGTGGGCCATGCCGCTGGCCGTCTCGGTCATCTTCATCATCGTTCAGCAGATCGATGGCTTTTTCATCACTCCCCGAGTGGTGGGTGAAGCCGTGGGACTGCACCCCATGACGGTCATTGCCAGTGTGTTGCTTTGGAGCCTTCTGCTTGGGGGTTTGCTCGGTGCCATCCTGGCCGTGCCCCTCACTGCCAGCATCAAGGTGCTTTTCCAACGTTACATCTGGCGCGCACGCTTCGCACCACAGACCGTGCGTGGAGCCCGAGAAGCCGCAGCGCAATGAGGCCGCATGACAAAACTTTTGCGTCAAAAGTAAAAAACTCGTTGCATGGACCGCTAGCCTTTGCCACTATCGCGGCCCGCCAAAAAAGCGCGGGAATGGCTCGGTAGCTCAGTCGGTAGAGCAGGGGATTGAAAATCCCCGTGTCGGCGGTTCGATTCCGTCCCGAGCCACCACTCTTTAAAGGGTGGGTTTTAAAGCGATAACGATCAAAAAATCGTATCCTGATTCACCCCGAGAGGCCCCTGGGAATGCTCCATTGGGAGGCATTGCACCCCTCACGTCAGATAAGCCTCGCCTTCCGTGAGAGACATCCTCTCCTGCGGTCGTTTGCAATGAGTCGCGCCACCCCGCGTTTCGCACTCGCCAAGCCGCACCTTTCTCTTGTCTCGCCATGCCTGTCATCACCCCAGACCAAGCTCAGTCCTCTTATGATGTGATCATTGTCGGCTCGGGTGCAGGGGGCGGGCAGACCGCTTACACCTTAACCATGGAAGGCGTGAAGGTGCTGGTGCTGGAAGCCGGGCGCTCCTTCAATGTGCAGACCGAGACCGCTATGTTTCAACTGCCCAGTCATGCACCTCTGCGGGGTGAAAAAACACCGGATAAACAATACGGCTTCCACGATTGCTCCATCAACAGCGGCTGGGAGATCCCGGGGGAACCCTACAGCAATGCCGGCCAGGCCGAGACGGAGCAGTTCCGCTGGTGGCGTCAGCGCATGATGGGCGGGCGCACCAATCACTGGGGGCGGATTTCGCTCCGCAATGGTCCCTATGACTTCAAACCGCGTTCCTTGTATGGGGCCGGTTTTGACTGGCCCATCAGCTATGACGACATCGCCCCCTACTATGACAAGGTGGAGATGCTGGTGGGCGTCTTTGGTGAAAACGAAGGCCTCGAAAACTCGCCCGATTCATCCCCCGGCGTTCTATTGCCAGCACCGAAACTGCGGGTCGGCGAGCTGTATGCGCAAAAGCACGCGCCCAAAGTGGGCATGCGTGTCGCCCACATTCACCGAGCGGTGCTGAGTGTGCCTCAAGATGCGCAGAACATTCCCCCCAAGCTGCATCCCGGGAACCTCAAGGCGCAAAAGATCTTGGCAGACTCCATGCGCACCCGAGCGCCTTGCTTCTGGGCCACGGACTGCCATCGCGGCTGCGCCATCCGCGCCAATTACGACTCGCAAAGCGTCCACCTCCGCCCCGCCCTGGAGACAGGAAATCTGGACATCATCCCCAATGCCATGGCCCGCGAGGTCACCGTCAATCCAGAAGGCAAAGCCACGGGTATAACTTACATTGATAAAACCACCGGTAAGGAGAATCATGTTCAAGGACGCGCCGTCGTCCTCGCCGCCAGCTCCCAGGAATCCGTGCGCTTGCTGCTCAATTCCAAGTCGGCGCTCTTTCCTGATGGCTTGGCCAATTCCAGCGGCAAGGTCGGCAAATACATCACCGACTCCGTCTCCAGCAGCTTCAGCGCCCACATCCCCGCCTTCGAAGGCATGCCACTGCACAATGAAGATGGCGCCGGTGGCCCGCATGCTTATGTGCCCTGGACTCAGCATGCGCTGAATCGGAAAGGTGAGCTTGGCTTCCCTGGCGGCTATCATCTGGAGTTCACCAGTGGCCGTCAGATGCCCTCCATGACGGTGGCCAATGGCGTGGATCAACTAGCCGGCCGCAAGGGCGTGTCGTATGGCAAGCAGTTCAAGGAAGATGCCCGCCGTTACTATGGCTGCCGCCTGGGCTTCGGAGCGCAAGGCACCATGCTGCCGAATGACCATAGCTTCTGTGAAATTGATCCCGATCTCAAAGATCAATGGGGCATTCCCGTCCTGCGCTTTCACTGGAAGTGGTCGGACTTCGAGCTCAATCAGGTGAAGCATCAACAGCAGCGGATTGGTGAACTGCTGGAAGCGCTCGGTGGCAAGTTCTCACGCCCTCCCGAGACCGATCCGCTCAAGGCCATCCGGCCTGGGGGTTCCGTCATCCATGAAGTCGGCGGCGCCATCATGGGCAGTGATCCTCAAACCTCCGTGACCAATGCCTGGAGCCAAACCTGGGACGTCAAAAACCTCTTTCTCGCGGATGGAGCCCCCTTTGCCAGCACAGCGGATAAAAACCCCACCCTCACCATCATGGCCCTGGCCTGGCGGATGGCCGATCATCTGATGGACGAAATGAAGAAAGGCAATCTCTGATCTCATGGCCATGACCTCTCACGACTCCCCCTCTCCGACCCGCATGGACCGACGCACCGCCATTCAATGGATGCTCGCCGCATCGGCCAGTCTAACATTGAATGAAACATCCCGAGGAGCTTCCGCTGCGTTCAAAGCCACCGGCTATGGACCGGATCCCGTCATGGTGAAAATCTACAAACCGGGGGATGTCTGGCCGCTCACGCTGAGCGAAACTCAGCGACGCACCGCCACCGCGCTTTGTGATGTGATCATCCCAGCTGATGAAACCTCCCCCAGTGCTTCCGCTGTCGGTGTGCCGGACTTCATTGATGAATGGGTCAGCTCCCCTTATCCTGGACAGGCCGCAGATCGCAAAACGATCCTTGAAGGTCTGGACTGGATGGAAGCCGAATCTCAGAAGCGTTTTCAAACCGCTTTTGCGCAACTGAACGAGACCCAGCAACATGCCATCTGCGAGGAACTCAGTCTGGGGTCCCCAGCCAAACCTGAGCACAAAAAAGCCTCCGCCTTTTTCAAACGGTATCGTGACCTCACCGCCGGAGGCTACTACACCACCCCCGAAGGCATGAAGGACATCGGTTATCGTGGCAATGTCACCCTGGCTGCTTTTGAAGGTCCTCCCATCGAGGCCTTGAAGCACGTTGGCCTAGTCTGATCCAAGTCACCGAGAAAAACGAATCCGCGTTGATGAAAATCATCACCCTCCTTTTCATCGCAGCTCTGGTGTCTATCGAGGGCCATGCGGTGGAAACTGGATCACCCCGGCCTAACATCATCTTCATTCTCGCCGATGACCTGGGATATGGAGATGTCCAGGCGCTGAATCCGGAGCGTGGGAAGGTGGCCACGCCACATCTGGATAAGTTGGCCTCACAGGGCATGGTCTTCACCGACGCGCACAGCGGTTCCAGTGTTTGTACCCCGACTCGTTACGGCCTTCTCACTGGCCGATACTCCTGGCGGACTCGTTTGCAAAAAGGGGTGCTGGATGGCGGTAATGATGAGCCTCTCATCTCCGCCGAGCGACTGACGGTGGGGCGTTTTTTACAACAACACGGCTATCAGACCGCTTGCATCGGCAAATGGCATCTGGGTTTTCAATCGGAGGCTGCCCCGCGCGCGGCCAAGTCCAAGCAGATGGGGTCGGGCGGGCTGCCTCTGGCTGCTCAAATCATCGGGGGTCCGACGACTCGGGGTTTTGACCTCTTCTGGGGCTGCTCCAATGCACGCACGATGTCATCGGTGATTGAGGGGGATCATGTCGCAGAGATTCTCCCGCCGATTGAGATCCTGCCACGCCTCACCCAGCGAGCGGTGGAGTATCTCAGCGCACCGCCTCAGCAGCCCTTCTTCCTCTACCTCC
The window above is part of the Prosthecobacter debontii genome. Proteins encoded here:
- a CDS encoding GMC oxidoreductase, with product MPVITPDQAQSSYDVIIVGSGAGGGQTAYTLTMEGVKVLVLEAGRSFNVQTETAMFQLPSHAPLRGEKTPDKQYGFHDCSINSGWEIPGEPYSNAGQAETEQFRWWRQRMMGGRTNHWGRISLRNGPYDFKPRSLYGAGFDWPISYDDIAPYYDKVEMLVGVFGENEGLENSPDSSPGVLLPAPKLRVGELYAQKHAPKVGMRVAHIHRAVLSVPQDAQNIPPKLHPGNLKAQKILADSMRTRAPCFWATDCHRGCAIRANYDSQSVHLRPALETGNLDIIPNAMAREVTVNPEGKATGITYIDKTTGKENHVQGRAVVLAASSQESVRLLLNSKSALFPDGLANSSGKVGKYITDSVSSSFSAHIPAFEGMPLHNEDGAGGPHAYVPWTQHALNRKGELGFPGGYHLEFTSGRQMPSMTVANGVDQLAGRKGVSYGKQFKEDARRYYGCRLGFGAQGTMLPNDHSFCEIDPDLKDQWGIPVLRFHWKWSDFELNQVKHQQQRIGELLEALGGKFSRPPETDPLKAIRPGGSVIHEVGGAIMGSDPQTSVTNAWSQTWDVKNLFLADGAPFASTADKNPTLTIMALAWRMADHLMDEMKKGNL
- a CDS encoding gluconate 2-dehydrogenase subunit 3 family protein, which translates into the protein MDRRTAIQWMLAASASLTLNETSRGASAAFKATGYGPDPVMVKIYKPGDVWPLTLSETQRRTATALCDVIIPADETSPSASAVGVPDFIDEWVSSPYPGQAADRKTILEGLDWMEAESQKRFQTAFAQLNETQQHAICEELSLGSPAKPEHKKASAFFKRYRDLTAGGYYTTPEGMKDIGYRGNVTLAAFEGPPIEALKHVGLV